The genomic window ATTGGATGCCGGTTGCTGTCCTTACATGGCTCGTCGAGGCAGGGGAGGTAGGTGATGCAGGAGGCGATCTGGCGCATGATGGCTTGAATCTCCCTCATGATCTCCTTGTCGCTCTTCTCCTTGATAGCCCTGACGAACATTAGAAGAAGACGCAATCAAGCCATGACTGACACAATGAGCACCGGCTAATATGGATTGGTTAGGGTCGTAGGAAGAGGGTAAAAGATTGGGGATAAGAGTGAGTGTGTCGCACCCCTTCTCGATGACCTCGGCGTCGGTGACGATATTGAAGTTCCAGCGCTCGAGCACCTCGCTGGTGGCCTTGCTCATTATCACCAGCACGATCCGCTGCAGCTTCCCGGCCTCCAGCCATTCTGCAACATTCAGTTTCAGAGACACAAAACCAATGACCGAAAGACCTGAGCACATTCGCGAGCAATCCAGCAAGGAGAGAGAGATCGATCTCAGGTGGGTGGGAGGAAACCGACCTGAGAGCTGGGAGGTGAGGTTGGCGATGAAGTTCTTCACCCCCTCGTCCTGCGTGAGCAGCATGGTGAGCCCATACTTCTTCACCTTGGTGAAGCTCTCCTCCGGATACACCGCGCGGTTGTAGAGGATGCTGCAATCCACCAAAAACCAAACGGAACCGGATCAATCAGTCAATACAAAATCCTGAACCTTCCTCACGAATCTAATCCGCGATGGATCGGCAGCGACGCTGCCGCCGCCTCCCGCCGGACACTGTTGATTGTACCGTTACCGTACCTATTCGCCGCGTACCCTGCGATGCGAACACAAATATTCCATCAAACACCCCGGCAACTAAttaggagagggaggagggcggTGCGCGCGTACCGAAGAACTCGCTGACGATGGCGGCGGAGCCCCGCAGGGTGATGATGTCCTTGGACGCCGTCCGCGACGCCATTCTGgtttcctctcctcctcctcctccttactCCTCTTGCGGTGGCGCCTCGGATCCGCCGGCGAGGACAACTCCTTGGGAATGGGAACGGAGGGGAAGGGGAGAAGCAACGGctagtgcggcggcggcggcgcagtgcGGTGTGGGGCCTTTTCGGAGCGTTTTCGAACAGATCGACCGGCTCTGGTGGGTGGATGGATGTGTGCGCACGGTGGTGGACGGGTGCGGGGGGCTTTTAAAGGTGGGCCGGACCGGCGCGCCCAACGGTCGTGTGGGTGTGGGCCACACACACTGGACTCGGATGTCGCGACTCGGCCGAAgtgtttttgtttttattattAACTGCACTGTCCATTTATTGATTTATGAGCATGTACTCTCTTCTTGTACCACTAGCGTTCGAGTTTTCACATGACCACTAATTTATTGATTTATTTTTGAGCATGTATTCTCTCTTCTTAGTCAATAGACATGCATGTATCTGAGTATTTATGTAGTCTCTTCTAGTCTTCTTGATCAAGTAGCCAAGAAGAGTTGCATAGTTTCATATTTTCCTCTAAAGAAAAACATAGCATTTCCTGAAATTCACAATAGAAACTACTCCATTCGTCACAAATTATAGATAGTTAAAGTCCCCGTTTTGAAGGCCATATACAAATGTTCAAaatgtttttttagaattacacgatACAACGACGACGcccacaacacgcacgcacacttaCCCCTATGGACACACGTATGCAAAACCTACCCCTCTATGAGCACCTCAGAAAGGACTAAACCgacagatctcgagattcacgaagtcaccacagacgcCTCGCTCTCGACGGGGACGTCGCCTACCATTGAAAGTATAACGTCGTTAAATCTtaaaataaattcagaaaaatacgagcacccatgCAAATCGAGAACTTGAACAGGTGGACAGGTTCCACATATAGATGTCAACGGGCCCCGTTCCCCAAATCCCCGCGGGGAATTCacccattaggggacggggatgataTGAATTCTACCCCCACGGGGGATTAACACAGGGCTGAAGTTATCCCCATTGGAGATCACGGGGGCGGGGATGGTATGCAGGCCCCCCGTCCCCGCTCCTCACGGGGACCCGATTCCAAAGGCCCATATACTGGCAAGGCCCAATACCTGTGATATATAAGCAATGTTGCAACCCTAGctccttgtcggtgttttggaaccgggggtccctcaaccaacgagtgaatttgtgctgcgtgcccctaatcccggatggtgatgcaaagagacacaaggtttatactggttcgggcaatcgaggccctacgtccagtctgagagatcgatcttgtattccttgcaccggagtgctcgtagtagggggttacaagctaggtgagagagggagctagccccaggtctcggcgagggtggtgcgggctgcttgagacgttgttcccaagcagcgtagaagtgtgtggttctatcggtgtgtttgtcTTTCTGCCCGTTcctccccctagaaatggccccagctacctccttttatagccacaaggaggaagccagaagtacatgagaaggctactatttgctgacgtattccgctccctggagcagcgtggcgtcgtgggagttcccgtcgttGTCTAGTCGatatggtcttcaaggctggcgacatgctgcgctcctgtacttttgttgacttggtgaagtgccgaggtCTGGTGGTTGCTGTAGTAGGCTGTGCCGAGACCTGCcgtgctgaggccgagacccactgtgctgaggcctgctgtgccgaggcctttagcaggtggcaatgtgaggtctgggcggccatcgtcgatagttgatttaggcggaatAGTGCGGAACGTGTgtctacaggatacggtaccctgtattgtcagtaagggatggtaaaaaggcgatttgactgttgtcccgtcgc from Miscanthus floridulus cultivar M001 chromosome 11, ASM1932011v1, whole genome shotgun sequence includes these protein-coding regions:
- the LOC136490846 gene encoding mitotic spindle checkpoint protein MAD2-like, which gives rise to MASRTASKDIITLRGSAAIVSEFFGYAANSILYNRAVYPEESFTKVKKYGLTMLLTQDEGVKNFIANLTSQLSEWLEAGKLQRIVLVIMSKATSEVLERWNFNIVTDAEVIEKGAIKEKSDKEIMREIQAIMRQIASCITYLPCLDEPCVFDVLAYTDTDVDAPGTWVESDAKLIDNPQMVKLHSFDTKIHKVDTLVSYKKDEWDEE